In a genomic window of Pseudoxanthomonas indica:
- a CDS encoding protein-glutamate methylesterase/protein-glutamine glutaminase: MSTKVRVLIVDDSAVVRQMLTEILDGDPGIEVVGVATDPLIARDKIKRLNPDVITLDVEMPRMDGLAFLENLMRLRPLPVVMISSLTERGADTTLQALALGAVDFISKPKLDVARGLESYAEEIIAKVKTAARAQVRPLARAATPRHTADAVVAAASVSRALRFHTTDRLIAIGASAGGTEALRVVLEQMPADAPAIVLTQHIPAGFSRAFAERLDRHSAMAVREASDGEAILPGHAYLPPGGQHMRVIRDGARWRCRIDDGPAVNRHKPAVDVLFRSVAHSAGDNAIGVILTGMGDDGARGLLEIAQAGAPTFVQDEASSVVWGMPGAAVKLGAAKDMVPLDQVAGRLMQLVAQR, encoded by the coding sequence ATGAGTACGAAAGTGCGTGTCCTGATTGTCGACGACTCCGCGGTCGTGCGGCAGATGCTGACCGAGATCCTGGATGGCGATCCCGGCATCGAGGTGGTGGGTGTGGCCACCGATCCGTTGATTGCGCGCGACAAGATCAAGCGCCTGAATCCGGACGTGATCACCCTGGACGTGGAAATGCCGCGCATGGACGGGCTGGCGTTCCTGGAAAACCTGATGCGGCTGCGGCCGCTGCCGGTGGTGATGATTTCCTCGCTGACCGAGCGCGGCGCCGACACCACCCTGCAGGCGCTGGCGCTGGGGGCGGTGGATTTCATCTCCAAGCCCAAGCTCGATGTCGCCCGCGGGCTGGAGTCCTACGCCGAGGAAATCATCGCCAAGGTCAAGACTGCCGCGCGCGCGCAGGTGCGGCCGCTGGCCCGGGCCGCGACGCCCAGGCACACCGCCGATGCGGTGGTGGCGGCGGCATCGGTGAGCCGCGCCCTGCGTTTCCACACCACCGATCGGCTGATCGCCATCGGCGCCTCGGCCGGTGGCACCGAAGCGCTGCGGGTGGTGCTGGAGCAGATGCCGGCCGACGCGCCGGCCATCGTGCTCACCCAGCACATCCCGGCCGGTTTCAGCCGCGCCTTCGCCGAACGCCTGGATCGGCATTCGGCCATGGCCGTGCGCGAGGCCAGCGATGGCGAAGCCATCCTGCCCGGCCATGCCTACCTGCCGCCCGGTGGCCAGCACATGCGGGTGATCCGCGACGGTGCGCGCTGGCGTTGCCGGATCGACGACGGCCCGGCGGTCAACCGGCACAAGCCGGCGGTGGACGTGTTGTTCCGTTCGGTGGCGCACAGCGCCGGCGACAACGCCATCGGCGTGATCCTGACCGGCATGGGCGATGACGGCGCACGCGGCCTGCTGGAAATCGCCCAGGCCGGCGCACCGACCTTCGTGCAGGACGAAGCCAGCAGCGTGGTCTGGGGCATGCCCGGCGCCGCGGTCAAGCTGGGCGCGGCCAAGGACATGGTGCCGCTGGATCAGGTCGCCGGCCGATTGATGCAGCTGGTGGCGCAGCGCTGA
- the cheD gene encoding chemoreceptor glutamine deamidase CheD, producing MSSAAALAFAEGSVLRYHDARFQTQAAKLLPTQYMVADDDTALVTLLGSCVCACIRDPLLKLGGMNHFLLPDGNVGDGAPARYGSFAMELLINDLLKRGAARNRLEAKVFGGANVLKGFTSNPVGTRNAEFVLAYLQAERIPVMAEDLRGIHPRKVWFFPATGRVVVQRLPHAHDAEVVAAETAARARLSRTPVSGGVELF from the coding sequence ATGAGTTCCGCCGCCGCACTGGCGTTCGCCGAGGGCAGCGTGCTGCGCTACCACGACGCGCGCTTCCAGACCCAAGCGGCCAAGCTGTTGCCGACCCAGTACATGGTGGCCGACGACGACACCGCCCTGGTGACCTTGCTGGGCTCGTGCGTGTGCGCCTGCATCCGCGACCCGCTGCTCAAGCTGGGCGGCATGAACCATTTCCTGTTGCCCGATGGCAATGTCGGTGACGGCGCGCCTGCGCGCTACGGCAGCTTCGCGATGGAACTGCTGATCAACGATCTGCTCAAGCGCGGCGCCGCGCGCAATCGGCTGGAGGCCAAGGTCTTCGGCGGCGCCAATGTGTTGAAGGGTTTCACCAGCAATCCGGTGGGAACCCGCAACGCCGAGTTCGTGCTGGCCTATCTGCAGGCCGAGCGCATCCCGGTGATGGCTGAAGACCTGCGCGGCATCCATCCGCGCAAGGTCTGGTTCTTTCCCGCCACCGGCCGGGTCGTCGTGCAGCGTCTGCCGCACGCCCACGATGCCGAAGTGGTGGCTGCTGAAACCGCTGCCCGCGCGCGCCTGTCGCGCACCCCTGTCAGTGGTGGTGTGGAGTTGTTCTGA
- a CDS encoding CheR family methyltransferase has product MSVLSRPRDALAASAAADHDEVRRPGGREFEFGDRDFRRVCDLIHERAGIALADGKRDMVYGRLSRRLRALGLRSFKDYLDLLEREGGEEWQAFTNALTTNLTAFFREPHHFERLRTELEQRVDAGPIALWSCAASTGEEPYSMAITACEAFGTLTPPVRILATDVDTQVLATAGRGVYPLDRVNGIDIAVRRRYFQRGTGQHEGFCRVHPALRQLIEFRPLNLLAPRYDVSGPYTALFCRNVMIYFDKPTQRGILSRLVPHLADDGMLYTGHSENYLHAADVIQPCGRTLYRRTRSAK; this is encoded by the coding sequence ATGTCCGTCCTGTCCCGCCCACGCGATGCCCTCGCCGCTTCAGCCGCTGCCGACCATGACGAGGTCCGCCGTCCCGGTGGCCGCGAGTTCGAATTCGGCGATCGCGATTTCCGCCGCGTCTGCGACTTGATCCACGAGCGCGCCGGCATCGCCCTGGCCGACGGCAAGCGCGACATGGTCTATGGCCGTCTGTCGCGCCGCCTGCGTGCGCTGGGCCTGCGCAGCTTCAAGGATTACCTGGACCTGCTCGAACGCGAAGGCGGCGAGGAGTGGCAGGCCTTCACCAATGCGCTCACCACCAACCTGACCGCGTTCTTCCGCGAGCCGCACCACTTCGAGCGCCTGCGCACGGAACTGGAGCAGCGCGTGGATGCCGGCCCCATCGCGCTGTGGTCGTGCGCCGCTTCCACCGGTGAAGAGCCCTACTCCATGGCCATCACCGCCTGCGAGGCGTTCGGCACCCTGACCCCGCCGGTGCGCATCCTTGCCACCGATGTCGACACCCAGGTGCTGGCCACCGCCGGCCGCGGCGTGTATCCGCTCGATCGCGTCAATGGTATCGATATCGCCGTGCGCCGCCGCTATTTCCAGCGTGGCACCGGCCAGCACGAAGGCTTCTGCCGCGTGCATCCGGCCTTGCGCCAACTGATCGAGTTCCGCCCGCTCAACCTGCTGGCGCCGCGTTACGACGTCAGCGGTCCGTACACTGCGTTGTTCTGCCGCAACGTGATGATCTATTTCGACAAGCCCACCCAGCGCGGCATCCTGTCGCGGCTGGTGCCGCACCTGGCCGATGACGGCATGCTCTACACCGGTCATTCGGAAAACTACCTGCACGCGGCCGACGTCATCCAGCCCTGCGGCCGCACCCTGTATCGCCGGACCCGGAGCGCGAAATGA
- a CDS encoding methyl-accepting chemotaxis protein produces MQWIKNLRLTPKMMLAFGVVITLMLVQGIFAFYGLKSLNTVTNTMAGNTLTSVRAAGDIRALIGEYRSAAYRSMVRASAEVKADARNRSLGIKVQVDKAIAAYKPLITSAAEQKLYDQFVAEWAKADKSYESVNEMLELQLEDDAVDTFIGETRDLHNKAADTMVALITEVDRQTKITTANAESTFKSSSMLILIMLLAGIGGGLALAWFFARAIAGSVGEAVRVANDVSNGKLDGKIDTSRKDEVGDLLTAMQRMQHQVQSVIAAQSDMAARHDEGQISYRMDDSKFPGDYGRMVRDTNTLVGSHIAVKMKLVEITQRYALGDLSVDMDRLPGEKAALTDAMDATKASLSAINAEIKRLASAAAAGDFSQRGDLDRYQYDFRAMVAGLNGLMETTDENLSEVSNLLQAIARGDLTVRMQGDFHGVFAAMRDDANATVAQLTDIVGSIQQASTAINTAAGEIASGNSDLSRRTEQQAANLEETAASMEELTSTVRQNAESARQANQLAIGAASVASTGGQVVGQVVTTMREIEGSSRKIGEIISVIDGISFQTNILALNAAVEAARAGEQGRGFAVVASEVRTLAQRSAQAAKEIKGLIEASVDRVADGSRLVNQAGTTMGEIVSSVQRVTDIMAEISAASQEQSAGIEQVNQTITQMDETTQQNAALVEEASAAARSMEEQAQGLADAVSVFQIDGAGAAVVTKAAPAAAATRSTPAKPAAGKATLRSTPAAIVEAALAAEGDDWQEF; encoded by the coding sequence ATGCAGTGGATCAAGAATCTCCGACTGACCCCGAAAATGATGCTGGCCTTTGGCGTGGTCATCACGCTGATGCTGGTGCAGGGCATCTTTGCCTTCTACGGGCTGAAGTCGCTCAATACGGTCACCAACACGATGGCCGGCAACACCCTGACCAGCGTGCGCGCTGCCGGCGACATCCGTGCGCTGATTGGCGAGTACCGCAGCGCCGCCTACCGTTCGATGGTGCGTGCGTCCGCCGAAGTCAAAGCCGACGCCCGCAACCGTTCGCTGGGCATCAAGGTCCAGGTCGACAAGGCCATCGCCGCCTACAAGCCGCTGATCACCAGCGCCGCCGAGCAGAAGTTGTATGACCAGTTCGTGGCCGAGTGGGCCAAGGCCGACAAGTCCTACGAATCCGTCAACGAAATGCTCGAACTGCAGCTGGAAGACGACGCCGTCGACACCTTCATCGGTGAAACCCGCGACCTGCACAACAAGGCCGCCGACACCATGGTGGCGCTGATCACCGAAGTCGACCGCCAGACCAAGATCACCACGGCCAATGCCGAGAGCACCTTCAAGTCCTCCAGCATGCTGATCCTGATCATGCTGCTGGCCGGCATCGGCGGTGGCCTGGCGCTGGCCTGGTTCTTCGCCCGCGCCATCGCCGGCTCGGTCGGTGAAGCCGTGCGCGTGGCCAACGATGTGTCCAACGGCAAGCTGGACGGCAAGATCGACACTTCGCGCAAGGATGAAGTGGGCGACCTGCTGACCGCCATGCAGCGCATGCAGCACCAGGTGCAGTCGGTGATCGCGGCGCAGTCAGACATGGCCGCGCGCCATGACGAAGGCCAGATCAGCTACCGCATGGACGACAGCAAGTTCCCCGGCGACTACGGCCGCATGGTGCGCGACACCAACACGCTGGTGGGCTCGCATATCGCCGTCAAGATGAAGCTGGTGGAAATCACCCAGCGCTACGCGCTGGGCGATCTGTCGGTGGACATGGATCGCCTGCCCGGCGAGAAGGCCGCGCTGACCGACGCCATGGACGCGACCAAGGCCAGCCTGTCGGCCATCAACGCCGAAATCAAGCGTCTGGCCAGTGCCGCCGCGGCCGGTGACTTCAGCCAGCGTGGCGATCTGGACCGCTACCAGTACGACTTCCGCGCGATGGTGGCCGGCTTGAACGGACTGATGGAAACCACCGACGAGAACCTGTCGGAAGTCTCCAACCTGTTGCAGGCCATTGCCCGCGGTGATCTGACCGTGCGCATGCAGGGCGATTTCCACGGCGTGTTCGCCGCCATGCGCGACGATGCCAACGCCACCGTGGCGCAGCTGACCGACATCGTTGGCAGCATCCAGCAGGCCTCGACCGCCATCAACACGGCCGCTGGCGAGATTGCTTCGGGCAACTCGGATCTGTCTCGTCGTACCGAGCAGCAGGCGGCCAACCTGGAAGAAACCGCCGCTTCGATGGAGGAACTGACCTCCACCGTGCGCCAGAACGCCGAGTCCGCGCGCCAGGCCAACCAGCTCGCCATCGGCGCCGCCAGCGTGGCCTCCACCGGCGGCCAGGTGGTCGGCCAGGTGGTCACCACCATGCGCGAAATCGAAGGCTCCTCGCGCAAGATTGGCGAGATCATCTCGGTCATCGACGGCATCTCGTTCCAGACCAACATCCTGGCGCTCAACGCCGCGGTGGAAGCCGCGCGTGCCGGCGAACAGGGCCGCGGCTTCGCCGTGGTCGCGTCGGAAGTGCGCACCCTGGCGCAGCGTTCGGCGCAGGCGGCCAAGGAAATCAAGGGCCTCATCGAAGCCTCGGTGGATCGCGTGGCCGATGGTTCGCGCCTGGTCAACCAGGCCGGCACCACCATGGGCGAGATCGTCTCCTCGGTGCAGCGCGTGACCGACATCATGGCCGAGATTTCGGCGGCCTCGCAGGAACAGTCGGCCGGCATCGAGCAGGTCAACCAGACCATCACCCAGATGGACGAAACGACCCAGCAGAACGCGGCCCTGGTGGAAGAAGCCTCCGCTGCCGCCCGCTCGATGGAAGAGCAGGCGCAGGGCCTGGCCGATGCGGTGTCGGTGTTCCAGATCGATGGCGCCGGTGCGGCGGTCGTGACCAAGGCGGCTCCGGCCGCCGCGGCCACCCGCAGCACGCCGGCCAAGCCGGCCGCCGGCAAGGCGACGCTGCGCAGCACGCCTGCCGCGATCGTCGAAGCCGCCCTGGCCGCTGAAGGGGATGACTGGCAGGAGTTCTGA
- a CDS encoding diguanylate cyclase: MNERRRTPPLSRVSKHYPLAPHLIFPRRLYLLRTLGCAFALLATLPVMHQIQAPAWQWGLLMVMGLAWPHAAWWRYLQTRDPNRTEAMTLLMECAFVGLALPMLEFSLAASLTLLAITNLCAVIGGGLPLLTRGWLAQLAGLVLGVLVFGMHVPPPPELALTLAALPMALVLPLGILHTSHDVIQNLRRRRVELERRGWHDGLSGLFNRGRWEETVRAEFARCRRTGQPATLVLVDLDHFKQINDLYGHAEGDSAIRRFSDLLRSDLRDIDVPGRYGGEEFGILLPHTLSAEAADVMRRLQRRLHEAPLSRHRTITASFGVAQLGADIESADAWIRQADLMLYRAKYDGRDRIAERGTSTATAPAARRAGPLRPVLSPRNPDVLSQLLQGIDVADTPVAMYDPDDKLVMANEAYVRLHAIPPGVEHFEDIIRHTHAQRFGPDLGVDDVEVWLSDIQQQRRSKPRRIFPVVTHDGQRFRGIETCFNGGWVLTTMVAPEGAV, encoded by the coding sequence ATGAACGAGCGTCGCCGCACGCCGCCGCTATCGCGTGTTTCCAAACACTACCCGCTGGCGCCGCACCTGATTTTCCCGCGCCGGCTGTATCTGCTGCGGACCTTGGGCTGCGCATTTGCGCTGCTGGCGACGCTGCCGGTGATGCACCAGATCCAGGCACCGGCCTGGCAGTGGGGCCTGCTGATGGTGATGGGCCTGGCCTGGCCGCATGCGGCGTGGTGGCGCTATCTGCAGACCCGCGATCCCAATCGCACCGAGGCCATGACGCTGCTGATGGAATGCGCGTTCGTCGGCCTGGCCCTGCCGATGCTGGAATTCAGCCTGGCCGCGAGCCTGACCCTGCTGGCCATCACCAATCTGTGCGCGGTCATCGGCGGCGGACTGCCGCTGCTCACCCGCGGCTGGCTGGCGCAACTGGCCGGCCTGGTGCTGGGCGTGCTGGTGTTCGGCATGCATGTGCCGCCGCCGCCGGAACTTGCACTGACCCTGGCCGCATTGCCGATGGCGCTGGTGTTGCCGTTGGGGATTCTGCACACCAGCCATGACGTCATCCAGAACCTGCGCCGGCGCCGGGTCGAACTGGAACGCCGCGGCTGGCACGACGGCCTGTCGGGCCTGTTCAATCGCGGCCGCTGGGAAGAAACCGTGCGCGCCGAGTTCGCCCGCTGCCGCCGCACCGGCCAGCCGGCCACGCTGGTGCTGGTGGACCTGGATCACTTCAAGCAGATCAACGATCTCTACGGGCATGCCGAAGGCGACTCGGCGATCCGCCGCTTCTCGGATCTGCTGCGCAGCGATCTGCGCGACATCGACGTGCCTGGCCGCTACGGCGGCGAGGAGTTCGGCATCCTGCTGCCGCACACCTTGTCGGCCGAAGCGGCGGACGTGATGCGGCGCCTGCAACGTCGCCTGCACGAGGCGCCGCTTTCGCGCCATCGCACGATCACGGCCAGCTTCGGTGTGGCGCAACTGGGCGCGGATATCGAGAGCGCCGATGCGTGGATTCGCCAGGCGGACCTGATGCTGTACCGGGCCAAGTACGACGGCCGCGATCGGATTGCCGAGCGCGGCACCAGCACCGCCACTGCGCCTGCGGCGCGGCGTGCCGGCCCGTTGCGGCCGGTGCTGTCGCCGCGCAATCCGGATGTGCTGTCGCAGCTGTTGCAGGGCATCGACGTGGCCGACACGCCGGTGGCGATGTACGACCCGGACGACAAGCTGGTGATGGCCAACGAGGCCTACGTGCGACTGCACGCGATTCCGCCGGGGGTCGAGCACTTCGAGGACATCATCCGCCACACCCATGCGCAGCGCTTCGGTCCTGACCTGGGGGTGGATGATGTGGAAGTGTGGTTGAGCGACATCCAGCAGCAGCGCCGCAGCAAGCCGCGTCGGATCTTTCCGGTGGTCACTCATGATGGCCAGCGGTTTCGCGGGATTGAGACCTGCTTCAACGGGGGGTGGGTGTTGACCACGATGGTGGCGCCTGAGGGCGCTGTCTGA